In Xylocopa sonorina isolate GNS202 chromosome 3, iyXylSono1_principal, whole genome shotgun sequence, one genomic interval encodes:
- the LOC143422508 gene encoding G patch domain-containing protein 11 has protein sequence MSDEDDYMSDKFLQECEKPTPSSLIYRQADRRKFQIMKKKKEIEAKLKQNSLKHIEEEKREAGLSSAIASSNKGFEMLMKMGYKPGQGIGKTESGRTEPIGLEVKLGRQGLGKEVKKKERKAKDNLLNNKLDNKSVTNFRDRIAQRKTEQLLKADLYKSQKVCQQLDAQYKIEKPRETWFWLPQDDESDSETEKEDDDSLPIDEKLEILTKYLREKYFYCIWCGVAYQNEDDVKDNCPGSTRNDH, from the exons atgtcGGACGAAGATGACTATATgtctgacaaatttttacaagaaTGTGAAAAACCTACACCGTCCAGTCTTATATATCGACAGGCAGATAGAAGAAAATTTCAGAtcatgaaaaaaaagaaagagattgAGGCAAAACTGAAACAGAATTCCCTGAAGCATatcgaagaagaaaaaagagaagctGGTTTATCCTCTGCAATTGCAAGTTCCAACAAAG GTTTTGAGATGCTTATGAAAATGGGATATAAACCTGGGCAAGGTATAGGTAAAACGGAATCAGGAAGGACTGAACCAATTGGCCTTGAAGTGAAATTAGGTAGGCAAGGCCTAGGAAAAGAggtgaagaaaaaagaaaggaaagctAAAGATAATTTACTTAATAATAAATTGGATAATAAGAGTGTGACCAACTTCCGTGACAGAATTGCACAAAGAAAAACAGAACAATTGTTAAAAGCAGATTTATATAAAAGTCAAAAAGTATGCCAACAATTAGATGCACAATATAAAATAGAGAAACCTAGAGAAACATGGTTTTGGTTACCTCAAGATGATGAAAGTGATAGTGAAACTGAAAAAGAGGATGATGATTCTTTACCTATTGATGAAAAACTTGAAATTTTGACAAAGTATTTGAGGGAAAAGTATTTTTATTGTATCTGGTGTGGAGTGGCATACCAGAATGAAGATGATGTAAAAGATAACTGTCCAGGAAGCACAAGGAATGATCATTGA